A genomic window from Levilactobacillus yonginensis includes:
- a CDS encoding LysR family transcriptional regulator, whose protein sequence is MELRVLRYFMMIVQEKNISKAANRLHVSQPTVSRQLKDLEAELGATLFDRGNRTIRLTADGEYFANQAKQILALADKTLTNIHRKQDVAGSVFVGSAEARSMLTVAQAIGHLNHQHPRVQVNLVSTDAAEIHQQLSSGVFDFGVVMEPVDKTDYDFLRLPGESRWGLLVQSRSALAQQATVSLDDVAHTKLILPQQGGSQRIHDLFGFTQADLDVAATYNLLYNASLLVTAGVGNALGLDGIINTNQTDLTFIPLKPRISSGASLVWLKGQRLSTAAQALLAEIQATLAPTQTHE, encoded by the coding sequence ATGGAATTACGCGTTCTCCGTTACTTTATGATGATCGTTCAGGAGAAAAACATTAGTAAAGCGGCCAACCGCCTACACGTGTCACAGCCGACCGTGTCCCGACAACTCAAAGACTTAGAAGCCGAGTTGGGAGCCACCCTATTTGACCGAGGCAATCGAACCATTCGATTAACGGCAGATGGCGAGTACTTTGCGAATCAGGCCAAACAAATCTTAGCGCTAGCGGACAAGACACTGACAAATATTCACCGGAAACAAGACGTTGCCGGGTCCGTCTTTGTTGGCAGCGCTGAGGCCCGAAGTATGTTGACGGTGGCCCAAGCCATCGGCCATTTAAATCACCAGCACCCCCGCGTTCAGGTCAACCTGGTCAGCACCGATGCCGCCGAAATTCACCAACAGTTAAGTTCCGGGGTCTTCGACTTTGGCGTGGTCATGGAGCCCGTCGACAAGACCGACTATGACTTTCTGCGGTTACCAGGCGAAAGTCGCTGGGGCTTACTGGTTCAAAGTCGGTCAGCACTGGCCCAACAAGCCACGGTTAGTTTGGACGATGTGGCCCACACGAAATTGATTCTCCCACAACAGGGCGGTAGCCAACGCATCCACGACCTATTTGGCTTCACCCAGGCTGATTTGGACGTCGCCGCCACCTATAACTTACTGTATAACGCCTCGCTACTAGTGACTGCTGGTGTCGGCAACGCCCTAGGATTGGATGGCATCATTAACACTAACCAGACTGACCTGACCTTCATTCCCCTAAAGCCCCGCATCTCGTCGGGAGCCAGCCTAGTTTGGTTAAAAGGCCAACGCCTTTCTACGGCCGCGCAAGCCCTATTAGCTGAAATTCAAGCGACATTAGCCCCTACTCAAACTCACGAATAA
- a CDS encoding sugar O-acetyltransferase: MTEPAIFQRALAGEPLDFTGEDFQLINQTVQRTQELLKKFNHIDQTNEQRRATLSQVVGYSVPESAEINAPVHSDFGPHLFIGDNVYVNQGVMFVDLGGIYLGDGALIGPGAMLLTVNHVEDPGHRRDVQASAVHVEKNAWVGAGAMILPGVTVGENAIVGAGSVVTKDVPANVVVVGTPAKVLRRVKGTTEA, translated from the coding sequence ATGACAGAACCAGCAATTTTTCAACGTGCGTTGGCCGGAGAACCCTTAGACTTTACCGGTGAGGATTTTCAACTCATCAACCAAACGGTCCAACGTACGCAGGAACTCTTAAAGAAGTTCAACCATATTGATCAAACCAACGAACAGCGGCGGGCGACTCTGAGTCAAGTCGTTGGCTACAGTGTCCCGGAATCTGCTGAAATCAACGCACCGGTCCACAGCGACTTTGGGCCGCATCTCTTTATCGGCGACAACGTTTACGTGAATCAGGGCGTGATGTTCGTCGACTTAGGCGGGATTTATTTGGGTGACGGGGCGTTGATTGGACCTGGAGCCATGTTGTTGACGGTCAATCACGTTGAGGACCCGGGCCACCGGCGGGACGTCCAAGCCAGTGCCGTTCACGTTGAAAAGAATGCCTGGGTCGGTGCTGGCGCTATGATCTTACCCGGCGTGACAGTGGGTGAGAATGCTATTGTAGGGGCCGGATCTGTGGTGACTAAGGATGTTCCGGCCAACGTGGTCGTGGTGGGAACGCCAGCCAAAGTTTTGCGGCGAGTCAAAGGGACTACGGAGGCGTAG
- a CDS encoding aldo/keto reductase produces the protein MPTITDTFDLNNGLKMPKVGFGTWQTRPGKETYDAVSNALKAGYRFIDTAKAYQNEQSVGEAIAASDVARADIFVQTKLPAESKSYDEAMADFESSLAALNLDYVDSYIIHAPWPWAQMGSNHDADNREVWRAMQDIYNSGRAKAIGVSNFNSHDLENLLTWDGLTVKPAVDQIQYYVGHTQPTIVKTAETNQIVVQAYSPLATGGLVDSPELERVAGNYGVSIPQLALRFVIQNGVAPLPKARAMAHVEANAQLDFDISEKDMAFLNRLSDANGWHPVGD, from the coding sequence ATGCCAACAATTACGGATACATTTGACTTAAACAATGGTCTGAAGATGCCTAAGGTTGGTTTTGGGACCTGGCAAACACGACCTGGTAAGGAAACTTACGATGCCGTTAGTAATGCTTTAAAGGCTGGTTACCGGTTCATTGATACTGCCAAGGCCTATCAAAACGAGCAAAGCGTCGGTGAAGCCATTGCTGCCAGCGACGTGGCGCGTGCCGATATCTTTGTACAAACGAAGTTGCCAGCTGAATCGAAGTCCTATGACGAAGCTATGGCTGACTTTGAGAGTAGTTTGGCCGCTTTAAATCTCGATTACGTCGACTCCTACATCATCCATGCACCATGGCCATGGGCCCAAATGGGGTCAAACCACGATGCTGATAACCGTGAAGTTTGGCGGGCGATGCAAGACATTTATAACAGTGGGCGGGCCAAGGCGATTGGGGTATCAAACTTCAACTCCCACGACTTGGAAAACCTGTTAACCTGGGATGGCTTAACGGTCAAACCAGCTGTTGACCAAATTCAATACTACGTGGGTCATACCCAACCAACTATTGTAAAGACAGCTGAGACCAACCAAATTGTGGTTCAGGCGTACTCACCACTCGCAACTGGTGGTTTGGTTGACAGCCCAGAACTGGAACGCGTTGCTGGTAACTACGGTGTCTCCATTCCCCAATTAGCACTGCGGTTCGTCATTCAAAATGGTGTCGCACCACTGCCAAAGGCCCGAGCAATGGCCCACGTTGAAGCCAACGCCCAGCTGGACTTCGACATCAGCGAAAAGGATATGGCCTTCCTGAACCGGTTAAGTGACGCCAATGGCTGGCATCCGGTTGGGGATTAA
- a CDS encoding DUF2255 family protein, giving the protein MDTTTTPWTNEQLDLFLNGHTLTMKPYNPDMTTFEEESPVWEVVVDGNVYSRGWNGQQTKWYMAAVAQSAGEISVSDHNFAARFEPAEQSADLDAKITAAYKAKYDGQRSLPRMISENPTAATLHVMPR; this is encoded by the coding sequence ATGGATACAACTACTACACCATGGACCAATGAACAATTAGACTTATTTTTAAATGGCCACACCTTAACGATGAAGCCTTATAACCCAGACATGACTACCTTTGAAGAAGAATCTCCCGTTTGGGAAGTCGTTGTTGATGGCAACGTTTACTCCCGCGGCTGGAACGGCCAACAGACCAAGTGGTACATGGCTGCCGTCGCCCAAAGTGCAGGTGAAATCAGCGTTAGCGACCACAACTTTGCGGCCCGTTTCGAACCAGCCGAACAATCGGCCGATTTAGACGCCAAAATTACGGCAGCGTACAAGGCTAAGTACGACGGCCAACGTTCTTTACCAAGAATGATTTCAGAAAACCCAACTGCCGCTACGCTGCACGTCATGCCTCGTTAG
- a CDS encoding MucBP domain-containing protein: MGLRRRFKWLLALGSLLIGIGLIGGLTSANADSGASGHTVWTSIELVPNHAILKVHGTAPTGTLINLTDTVPLYDNTGKVESVRRLARGFESESDQILLNLDTGKSYYQINKTEYLDAADVDYTDPSGDTTTTTLTINCVNPSKTSLQKLTFTVGTQQAAALMTELTTAKPAADITGYKLDTVAPAGTNEVTYTYNPTVTFKFQDASGNQLADDEVVSGKPGDKYTLPDKSTDAAFKGLTLKSIKGGTPTGIYQDTPQTFTYVYGKPTATTTDTNTTEAKAAPVTVHYQTASGTKLAKDTVINGTVNAPYQAKQGAIKGYTLVKTIGTPAGKFTTSAQTVTYVYTKNAATFQPFMIYTKQGLYRYAKPTFKVSQRDAHVKGLPRIQAKTFKVVGIAKSIQGRTRYQLADGTYVTAKSNFVANLYWQGKHYQKLVVFNPKGTYEYQQATFSHDKRVKHLKKGTVVHVKRLVRRGVMTRYQLTNGTYLTGNKQWVSVK, translated from the coding sequence ATGGGGTTACGAAGACGATTTAAATGGTTACTAGCGTTAGGAAGTTTACTGATTGGTATCGGACTCATCGGGGGCTTGACCAGTGCCAATGCTGATTCTGGTGCCAGCGGCCACACCGTGTGGACTTCGATTGAGTTGGTGCCTAACCACGCAATATTAAAAGTTCACGGAACAGCACCAACAGGCACGCTCATTAACCTCACTGATACCGTTCCTCTGTATGATAATACTGGCAAAGTTGAATCGGTCCGACGACTTGCTAGGGGCTTCGAGAGTGAATCAGACCAAATCTTACTGAACTTAGATACTGGTAAAAGCTATTATCAAATCAATAAGACGGAATACCTCGATGCAGCTGATGTAGACTACACCGATCCGTCCGGTGACACGACCACCACGACACTGACCATCAATTGCGTTAACCCATCGAAGACTTCCTTACAGAAGTTGACGTTTACGGTTGGCACTCAACAAGCGGCGGCCCTAATGACCGAATTAACAACGGCCAAGCCCGCGGCTGACATTACGGGTTACAAACTAGATACGGTCGCACCTGCAGGAACAAATGAAGTCACCTACACTTACAATCCAACTGTGACCTTTAAATTTCAGGACGCCAGTGGTAATCAGCTGGCAGACGATGAGGTCGTCTCAGGTAAGCCGGGCGACAAGTATACCTTGCCGGACAAATCAACCGACGCTGCTTTCAAGGGCTTGACGTTAAAGTCCATTAAAGGTGGTACACCCACGGGTATTTACCAGGATACGCCGCAAACTTTCACTTACGTTTATGGTAAGCCAACGGCCACCACTACTGACACGAACACCACTGAAGCAAAAGCGGCGCCAGTTACGGTGCACTATCAAACGGCCAGTGGCACGAAATTAGCCAAAGATACCGTCATTAATGGCACAGTTAATGCACCTTATCAGGCTAAGCAAGGGGCAATCAAGGGGTATACCTTGGTCAAAACCATTGGCACGCCAGCTGGCAAGTTCACAACCTCTGCGCAAACGGTGACTTACGTTTATACCAAGAACGCAGCTACTTTCCAGCCATTCATGATCTACACCAAGCAGGGACTCTATCGGTACGCAAAACCAACATTTAAAGTTAGTCAACGCGATGCCCACGTGAAGGGCCTGCCACGAATCCAGGCCAAGACGTTCAAGGTCGTGGGAATTGCCAAGTCAATTCAAGGACGAACCCGCTACCAGTTAGCTGATGGAACCTACGTCACAGCGAAGAGCAACTTTGTGGCCAACCTATACTGGCAAGGCAAACACTATCAAAAACTAGTCGTATTTAATCCCAAAGGAACTTATGAATATCAACAGGCTACCTTTAGTCATGACAAACGCGTTAAACACTTAAAGAAAGGCACCGTTGTCCACGTTAAGCGGCTGGTTCGGCGGGGTGTCATGACCCGCTACCAACTAACCAATGGCACCTACCTGACTGGTAACAAACAATGGGTGTCCGTGAAGTAG
- a CDS encoding D-alanyl-D-alanine carboxypeptidase family protein: MQKFKRWLWQAAIVGLTVIGLGGGVTANAATKTVSKVPARAAFVMDAQSGQVLYQQNADKKYPIASLSKLLTVYLTVKAINDGKIGWNDDVPMSNDLLKLSHSYEFSSLRMKTGEKFTVKQLVAAAMIASSNSAATALGEYVAGNNAKFVALMNQQSADWGIEAHFISSSGLDNGDLKDYNLVLPNTGKKEENLVSAKAITLVAQHLLAADPEITQMSNQTEAKINGTTIYNENGCLKGKSHYKKESQIDGLKTGFTESAKLCYTASYKVNGQRMIATIIGGDTTFSAMNKLIKQTKEMYQLETTPLANQSVSLANGLETKVTAAPIISQAGVWYQEKAANLSTKVETKLTPAQLSSGMVDAGDPVAQATVTDATTGAKQQIVYKAQQTATLFADRVVFHSKQTTDQLLKALVTPVTSALA, from the coding sequence GTGCAAAAATTTAAACGCTGGTTATGGCAGGCCGCTATCGTTGGCCTGACCGTAATTGGCTTGGGTGGTGGTGTGACCGCAAATGCGGCCACAAAGACCGTTTCTAAGGTCCCAGCCCGGGCTGCGTTCGTCATGGACGCCCAGAGTGGCCAGGTACTCTACCAACAAAATGCGGATAAGAAATACCCAATCGCGTCACTTTCAAAATTACTGACTGTTTATCTGACGGTTAAGGCCATCAATGATGGCAAGATTGGTTGGAACGATGATGTGCCAATGAGCAACGACCTCTTAAAGCTGAGTCACAGCTATGAATTCTCCTCTCTACGGATGAAGACCGGGGAGAAGTTTACGGTGAAACAGTTGGTGGCTGCGGCCATGATTGCTTCATCGAACAGTGCCGCAACAGCCTTAGGAGAGTACGTGGCCGGCAATAATGCTAAATTTGTCGCCCTGATGAATCAACAGAGCGCGGACTGGGGCATCGAGGCCCATTTCATTAGCTCTTCTGGGTTAGATAACGGAGATTTGAAGGATTACAACTTGGTTCTCCCCAATACTGGCAAGAAGGAAGAAAATTTAGTTTCCGCTAAGGCGATCACGTTGGTCGCCCAGCATTTGTTGGCTGCGGACCCCGAGATTACGCAGATGTCGAATCAGACTGAAGCCAAAATCAATGGCACCACCATTTATAATGAAAATGGTTGTTTAAAGGGTAAGAGCCATTATAAGAAGGAAAGCCAAATCGATGGCTTGAAGACTGGTTTTACGGAGAGTGCCAAGCTGTGTTATACCGCTTCGTACAAGGTCAATGGTCAGCGAATGATTGCGACCATTATCGGTGGCGACACGACCTTTTCCGCGATGAACAAGTTAATCAAGCAGACGAAAGAAATGTACCAGTTAGAGACCACGCCGTTGGCAAACCAGTCAGTGTCACTGGCTAATGGTTTAGAAACCAAGGTTACAGCGGCGCCGATCATCAGTCAGGCGGGCGTTTGGTACCAAGAGAAGGCGGCTAATTTGAGCACCAAGGTGGAGACAAAATTGACACCAGCTCAGTTGAGCAGCGGGATGGTCGATGCCGGCGATCCGGTTGCCCAGGCGACCGTCACCGATGCAACCACTGGAGCCAAGCAACAGATTGTGTACAAGGCCCAGCAGACCGCGACGCTGTTTGCGGATCGCGTCGTGTTCCACAGCAAGCAGACTACGGATCAGTTGCTTAAAGCGTTGGTTACGCCGGTTACGAGTGCCTTAGCTTAA
- a CDS encoding CopY/TcrY family copper transport repressor, with the protein MAATEVAVTISDAEWRVMRIVWTLGQADSRTIIDLLEQQHDWKAATIKTLIGRLVKKGALATAKDGRQFIYTPNIDEQTAMDTALQTELDQMCAMHRGTALAHVLEQTELSHNDVQELLNVLNKKLATAPAEVACDCLPENCERSCE; encoded by the coding sequence ATGGCAGCCACAGAAGTAGCAGTCACCATTTCCGACGCAGAATGGCGGGTCATGCGGATCGTTTGGACCCTCGGTCAAGCCGATAGCCGGACCATCATTGATTTATTAGAGCAACAACACGACTGGAAAGCGGCCACCATCAAAACCTTGATTGGCCGGTTGGTCAAGAAGGGCGCCTTGGCCACAGCCAAAGATGGACGCCAATTCATCTACACCCCGAACATTGACGAACAAACGGCAATGGACACGGCACTGCAGACTGAGCTCGATCAGATGTGTGCCATGCACCGGGGAACTGCTCTAGCGCACGTGTTAGAGCAGACCGAACTGAGTCACAACGACGTTCAAGAATTACTGAACGTCCTGAATAAGAAATTAGCCACAGCGCCAGCTGAAGTTGCCTGTGACTGTCTACCTGAAAATTGCGAGAGGAGTTGTGAATAA